A single window of Caldimicrobium thiodismutans DNA harbors:
- the tatC gene encoding twin-arginine translocase subunit TatC yields MSEAALEKKQSFVEHLLELRSCLIKAFLGWIIASILVYLYSDNILEFLINPLRPYLADKKLFFKTLPEVFSNQVKIAVILGLIIGSPYIIYQLWIFIAPGLYPHEKKWLKGALFMSSFSFLIGDLIAFYFFLPFILKFFYSFGSQFLIFKPYLKEYINFLLKLLLIFGLFFQTPSIIFFIHKLGIASLDQLKNFRPYAIILSFVLASILTAGADPIYQILLALPLTILYEIGIILIKITKFRRA; encoded by the coding sequence ATGTCTGAAGCAGCTTTAGAAAAGAAACAGTCTTTTGTTGAACACCTCCTTGAACTTAGGTCCTGTCTTATTAAAGCCTTTCTTGGTTGGATAATAGCCTCAATTTTGGTTTATCTTTATTCAGATAATATTCTGGAGTTTCTTATCAATCCTCTTCGCCCCTATTTAGCAGATAAGAAACTCTTTTTTAAAACATTACCTGAGGTATTTTCTAACCAGGTAAAAATTGCGGTAATTCTTGGATTAATCATTGGAAGTCCATATATCATTTATCAACTCTGGATTTTTATAGCCCCTGGACTATATCCCCATGAGAAAAAATGGCTTAAAGGAGCCCTTTTTATGAGCTCCTTTTCCTTTCTCATTGGCGATTTAATCGCCTTTTATTTTTTCTTACCCTTTATTCTAAAATTTTTTTATTCCTTTGGATCACAATTTCTTATTTTTAAACCCTACCTTAAGGAATACATTAATTTTTTACTTAAATTACTTCTTATTTTTGGACTCTTCTTCCAAACTCCCTCTATAATATTTTTCATCCATAAACTTGGGATTGCAAGCCTTGATCAATTAAAAAACTTTCGTCCCTACGCGATTATTCTATCCTTTGTTCTTGCCAGTATCCTCACCGCTGGAGCGGATCCCATTTATCAAATCTTACTAGCCTTACCCTTGACAATTCTTTATGAGATAGGTATAATTTTAATAAAAATAACTAAATTTAGGAGGGCTTAG
- a CDS encoding transketolase — protein sequence MLKLSPSKDALTPEEISFFNAAFKRCARRIILATTLAGSGHPGGSLSSLSLLLMVYALAKVDPKNPRALDRDRVVVSHGHISPGVYSVLCEYGFFPEEPFLMEFRRAGSAFAGHIEQAVPGVEWNTGNLGQGLSAACGMAMALKLKGLPNKVFCLMGDGEQQKGQVIEARRWAVKFGLNNLIALIDFNKLQIGGNITEVMPQKIKEEIIATSWNLFEVDGNNFQEIYQALSKALKGEVTDPTKPTAILAHTVMGRGISFMENDPKWHGSALSEDLAKKALQELGFAPEELDSLKEKRKNYIVSFPHQPHDPLPVKIEPASPVIYSAEKKTDCRSAYGKALLNLAVKNNLSGESPKILGLTCDLEGSVKMTDFKKHSPSAFFESGIQEHHTASVAGALSKEGFLVFFSTFGVFGIDEVYNQLRLNTLNKTALKVVCTHLGADVGEDGPTHQCIDYLGLLFSLQDFEIYFPADPNQTDHILRYISLRPGNIFVGMGRSKVPILLKEDGTPYFDENYQFRPGYADWIRKGNRGAILSYGNLMPYAFKAWELLKESGLEVSLLNIASIKPFPERDLLEVAHLKNLLIVEDHYVETGLGARIASFFGIKGIQVNLKLLGHKEPASSGSPADLFRRAGLDPESIAQAFQDLINV from the coding sequence ATGCTTAAACTATCTCCGAGTAAAGATGCTCTTACGCCTGAAGAGATCTCTTTTTTTAATGCTGCCTTTAAAAGGTGCGCAAGAAGAATAATACTTGCTACAACTCTGGCTGGAAGTGGACATCCAGGAGGATCTCTTTCCTCTCTTAGCCTTCTTTTAATGGTCTATGCCTTAGCCAAGGTTGATCCAAAAAATCCAAGAGCCTTGGATAGAGATAGGGTAGTGGTTAGCCATGGACATATCAGTCCAGGGGTTTACAGTGTTCTCTGTGAATACGGGTTCTTTCCAGAAGAACCTTTTTTAATGGAATTTAGAAGAGCGGGATCTGCTTTTGCTGGTCATATTGAACAGGCAGTCCCGGGAGTTGAGTGGAATACAGGCAATCTTGGTCAGGGTTTATCAGCTGCCTGTGGTATGGCTATGGCCTTAAAACTAAAAGGCCTTCCCAATAAGGTTTTCTGTCTTATGGGAGATGGAGAACAACAAAAAGGGCAGGTAATTGAGGCCAGACGCTGGGCAGTAAAATTTGGTCTAAACAATCTCATTGCCCTTATTGATTTTAACAAGCTTCAGATTGGTGGTAATATTACTGAGGTAATGCCACAGAAGATAAAAGAAGAGATCATAGCTACCTCCTGGAATTTATTTGAGGTTGATGGAAATAATTTTCAGGAAATCTATCAAGCCCTAAGCAAGGCCCTTAAAGGTGAAGTTACCGATCCCACTAAACCTACTGCTATTTTAGCCCATACTGTTATGGGAAGGGGTATTTCTTTTATGGAAAATGATCCCAAGTGGCATGGATCAGCCCTATCAGAAGATCTTGCTAAAAAGGCTCTTCAGGAACTTGGTTTTGCTCCTGAGGAACTGGATAGCTTAAAAGAAAAACGCAAAAACTATATAGTTTCCTTTCCTCATCAGCCCCATGATCCTCTTCCTGTTAAGATTGAACCAGCTTCTCCAGTAATTTATTCTGCCGAGAAAAAAACAGATTGTAGATCAGCTTATGGTAAAGCCCTATTAAATCTTGCGGTAAAAAATAATCTGTCCGGAGAAAGCCCTAAAATTCTTGGACTCACTTGTGATCTTGAAGGTTCTGTGAAAATGACCGACTTCAAAAAGCATTCACCTTCTGCCTTTTTTGAATCAGGTATCCAGGAACACCACACCGCCTCAGTTGCCGGGGCCTTATCCAAGGAAGGGTTTCTGGTATTTTTTTCAACCTTCGGGGTCTTTGGCATTGATGAGGTCTATAATCAATTAAGACTCAATACCTTAAATAAAACTGCCCTTAAGGTGGTTTGCACCCATTTAGGAGCTGATGTAGGAGAAGATGGCCCCACTCATCAGTGCATTGATTATCTCGGGCTTTTATTCAGCCTTCAGGACTTTGAAATTTATTTTCCAGCTGATCCCAATCAAACCGATCATATCCTCCGGTATATTTCCCTTAGACCCGGGAATATCTTTGTAGGAATGGGAAGATCAAAGGTCCCCATCTTGCTCAAGGAGGACGGCACTCCCTATTTTGATGAAAATTATCAATTCAGACCCGGGTATGCAGATTGGATTAGAAAGGGCAACAGAGGTGCTATACTTTCATACGGCAATCTTATGCCCTATGCCTTTAAAGCCTGGGAACTTCTAAAAGAAAGTGGTTTAGAGGTCTCACTTTTAAACATAGCCTCTATTAAACCTTTCCCAGAAAGGGATCTCCTTGAGGTTGCCCATCTAAAAAATCTTTTAATTGTGGAAGACCACTATGTGGAAACAGGGCTTGGGGCAAGGATTGCATCCTTTTTTGGAATAAAGGGTATTCAGGTGAATTTGAAGCTTCTTGGTCATAAAGAGCCTGCTTCATCTGGAAGTCCTGCTGACCTTTTTAGGAGGGCTGGCCTTGATCCTGAATCAATAGCGCAAGCCTTTCAAGATCTAATAAATGTCTGA
- the ilvN gene encoding acetolactate synthase small subunit, with the protein MAERKCTLSVLVENTPGALARIAGLFSGRGFNIDSLCVAETLDPTLSHLTLVTHGDDFIIEQIIKQLRRLIDVYKVVDVTEEGDFVEREMALIKVRAEKEYRDEIYRICEIFRLKIVDVSPRTYVIEVTGDKNKLNAVIDLLRPIGIKEIVRTGLIAMKREKKTP; encoded by the coding sequence ATGGCTGAAAGAAAGTGCACTCTCTCAGTTTTGGTTGAAAATACCCCAGGTGCTTTAGCTCGCATTGCTGGGCTCTTCAGCGGAAGAGGCTTTAACATTGACAGTCTATGCGTTGCTGAAACCCTTGATCCAACCCTATCGCATCTTACCTTAGTTACCCATGGAGATGATTTTATTATAGAACAGATAATCAAACAGCTCAGAAGACTTATTGATGTATATAAAGTAGTTGATGTCACTGAAGAGGGTGATTTTGTAGAAAGAGAAATGGCCCTGATTAAAGTCAGAGCAGAAAAGGAATATCGCGATGAGATTTATAGAATCTGCGAAATCTTCAGATTAAAAATAGTGGATGTGAGCCCCAGAACCTATGTGATTGAGGTCACGGGAGATAAAAATAAACTTAATGCTGTAATTGATCTTCTTAGACCTATTGGAATTAAAGAGATTGTAAGAACTGGCTTAATTGCCATGAAAAGAGAAAAAAAGACTCCTTGA
- the ilvB gene encoding biosynthetic-type acetolactate synthase large subunit: MTGAQMVVEALKREGVEVIFGYPGGAIIDIYDALYKSPEVHHVLVRHEQGAAHAADGFARSTGRVGVALATSGPGATNTVTGIATAYMDSIPIVVLTGQVPTKLIGNDAFQEVDITGITRPITKHNFLVKRVEDLPRIIKEAFYIARTGRPGPVLVDIPKDIQQAKGDFNYPDEIHLRSYNPTYEPHFKQIEKAYQLLEKAERPVFLIGGGVISSGASEEVRAIAERLNLPVTMTLMGLGGFPGEHDQSLGMLGMHGTYFANMAVANCDVLLAVGARFDDRVTGKVDAFAPNAKIIHIDIDPTSIQKNVKVDVPIVGDCKRSLERLLEVIKEVGKPKKYWKERYKEWWEQIDIWRKRYPLTYKEDPNYIKPQFVLEKLYELTKGEAIICTEVGQNQMWTAQYYKFKYPRTLISSGGLGTMGFGFPASIGAQMGNPGKLVIDIAGDGSIQMNIQELATAMDQRLPIKIIILNNGFLGMVRQWQELFYERRYSAVKFATIPDFVKIAEAYGAVGLRITKPQEVEPTLKKIISMDKLVILDVIISPEEGVFPMVPAGKATTEMILV, from the coding sequence ATGACAGGGGCTCAAATGGTAGTTGAGGCCCTCAAACGGGAGGGTGTTGAGGTTATCTTTGGTTATCCAGGAGGAGCTATTATTGATATCTATGATGCCCTTTACAAAAGTCCTGAGGTGCATCATGTGCTTGTTAGACATGAGCAAGGTGCAGCTCATGCAGCTGATGGCTTTGCAAGGTCAACAGGCAGGGTTGGAGTAGCCCTCGCAACCTCTGGCCCAGGGGCTACAAATACTGTTACAGGGATTGCCACTGCCTATATGGACTCTATCCCTATAGTGGTACTAACAGGTCAGGTGCCCACAAAACTTATTGGTAATGACGCCTTTCAGGAAGTTGATATCACTGGTATAACAAGACCTATTACTAAGCATAACTTTTTAGTAAAAAGGGTTGAAGATCTTCCGCGCATTATAAAAGAAGCATTTTACATTGCAAGAACAGGTAGGCCAGGGCCTGTTCTTGTGGATATTCCAAAGGATATCCAGCAAGCCAAGGGAGATTTTAATTATCCAGATGAAATTCATCTAAGAAGTTATAATCCCACTTATGAACCCCATTTTAAACAGATTGAAAAGGCCTATCAACTTTTAGAAAAGGCAGAAAGGCCTGTTTTTTTAATTGGTGGTGGAGTCATTTCCTCTGGAGCCTCAGAAGAAGTCAGAGCTATTGCTGAAAGGCTTAATCTTCCTGTAACTATGACCCTTATGGGATTAGGGGGATTCCCGGGAGAACATGACCAATCTCTCGGTATGCTTGGCATGCATGGCACATATTTTGCCAATATGGCTGTAGCTAATTGTGATGTTCTTTTAGCAGTTGGTGCTCGTTTTGACGATAGAGTAACTGGAAAAGTGGATGCCTTTGCCCCCAATGCCAAAATTATACATATAGATATTGATCCTACCTCTATTCAGAAAAATGTTAAAGTTGATGTACCCATTGTAGGGGACTGCAAAAGATCCTTAGAGAGATTACTTGAGGTAATTAAAGAGGTTGGGAAACCCAAGAAATACTGGAAGGAGCGTTATAAAGAGTGGTGGGAACAGATTGATATCTGGAGAAAAAGATACCCCCTAACCTACAAGGAAGATCCTAACTATATTAAGCCCCAATTTGTATTGGAAAAACTTTATGAGTTAACTAAGGGCGAGGCCATAATTTGCACAGAGGTTGGACAAAACCAAATGTGGACTGCTCAATATTACAAATTTAAGTATCCAAGGACACTTATCTCCTCAGGAGGCCTTGGAACAATGGGATTTGGATTTCCCGCTTCAATAGGTGCCCAGATGGGGAATCCAGGTAAATTAGTTATAGATATTGCTGGAGATGGATCTATTCAGATGAATATTCAGGAGCTTGCTACAGCCATGGATCAAAGGCTACCTATAAAAATTATTATTCTCAATAACGGTTTTCTCGGTATGGTTAGGCAGTGGCAAGAGCTCTTCTATGAAAGAAGATACTCAGCTGTTAAATTTGCTACCATTCCTGACTTTGTCAAAATTGCAGAAGCCTATGGAGCAGTTGGTCTCAGGATTACTAAACCCCAGGAGGTTGAGCCAACCCTTAAAAAAATTATTTCTATGGATAAACTGGTTATCTTAGATGTGATTATATCCCCTGAAGAAGGCGTCTTCCCAATGGTTCCAGCTGGTAAAGCCACTACAGAAATGATTTTAGTCTAA
- a CDS encoding YdcH family protein, which translates to MDKEIVKSYAEKYQDVRELFEKHQKLERELEELTKKPYLTTEEEIREKQIKLEKLHLKERIFELIKKYQKEGS; encoded by the coding sequence ATGGATAAAGAAATAGTAAAAAGCTATGCTGAAAAGTATCAAGATGTTAGGGAACTCTTTGAGAAGCACCAGAAACTTGAGAGAGAACTTGAAGAATTAACGAAAAAGCCCTATCTAACAACAGAAGAAGAAATAAGGGAAAAACAGATTAAACTTGAAAAACTCCATTTAAAGGAAAGGATCTTTGAACTGATAAAAAAATATCAAAAGGAGGGAAGCTGA
- a CDS encoding slipin family protein produces MGFSLLFIVIVVLLFLQASIKIINEYERAVVLRLGKFHKVKGPGLIILIPIIDKMRKIDLRTITLDVPPQEVITRDNVSIRVSAVVYFRVMDPDKAFLQVEDYYYATSQLSQTTLRSVCGQAELDEILSEREKLNLRLQEILDADTEPWGVKVSKVEIKEIDLPEEMKRAMAKQAEAERERRAKIISADGEYQASKTLLEAAKIMAESPITLQLRYLQTLTEIATEKNSTILFPLPIELLKALIHKGDASNA; encoded by the coding sequence ATGGGTTTTTCCTTGCTATTTATTGTAATAGTTGTTTTACTTTTTTTACAGGCTTCTATTAAAATTATCAATGAGTATGAAAGGGCTGTAGTTTTAAGATTGGGAAAATTTCACAAGGTCAAAGGACCTGGTCTTATTATTCTTATCCCCATTATTGACAAAATGCGCAAAATTGATCTGAGAACAATAACCTTAGATGTCCCCCCACAGGAGGTAATTACCCGGGACAATGTCTCTATTAGAGTCAGTGCTGTAGTTTATTTCAGAGTTATGGATCCAGACAAGGCCTTTTTACAGGTAGAGGATTACTATTATGCTACAAGTCAGCTCTCCCAAACTACTTTAAGAAGTGTTTGTGGTCAGGCAGAGCTTGACGAAATTCTCTCAGAAAGAGAAAAACTTAATCTTAGACTTCAGGAAATTCTTGATGCAGACACAGAGCCCTGGGGGGTTAAAGTCTCCAAAGTTGAGATTAAAGAGATTGATCTACCTGAGGAGATGAAAAGAGCTATGGCCAAACAAGCTGAAGCTGAAAGAGAAAGAAGAGCCAAAATCATCAGCGCCGATGGAGAATATCAGGCCTCAAAAACCCTTCTTGAGGCTGCTAAAATTATGGCGGAAAGCCCTATTACACTCCAGCTTAGATATCTTCAAACCCTTACTGAAATTGCTACAGAGAAAAATTCTACCATTCTCTTCCCTTTACCTATAGAACTCTTAAAGGCCCTTATACATAAAGGAGATGCTTCTAACGCATAA
- the hcp gene encoding hydroxylamine reductase yields MFCNQCEQTAKGFACTVRGVCGKTHETDVLQDLLIYTLAGLSEVALEAEKRGVKKPEVDFFLMEGMFSTLTNVNFDPERIKAYIEKAVELRETLKHEAKVEVDTPWAHFKPAKSMEELIKQAEEREIEPTVMKEEGEDIASLKLTILYALKGIAAYAYHAERLGVRNEEVYKGFKELLVNIFKDKSSDLRTWVERALETGRLNLLTMEALDKANTSSYGNPVPTRVPLGAKAGKAILVSGHDLKDLYELLKQTEGKGIYIYTHGEMLPAHGYPELKKFPHLYGHYGTAWQNQQKEFEAFPGPIVMTTNCLMPPKDSYKDRVFTLGPVGYPGVKHIPNEDFTPVIEMALSMEGFKEDIPGKEIMTGFARNAVLSVADKVVELVKSGKIRHFFLVGGCDGAKPVRNYYTEFVEKVPQDCVVLTLACGKFRFFDKDLGTINGIPRLLDIGQCNDAYSAIQIALALSKVFNVGVNELPLSLIISWYEQKAVAIFLTLLYLGIKNMRLGPSMPAFLSKNVANFIVENYNLKPVSTPEEDLKAILG; encoded by the coding sequence ATGTTTTGTAATCAGTGTGAACAGACTGCCAAAGGTTTTGCCTGCACGGTGAGGGGGGTTTGCGGGAAAACCCATGAAACCGATGTGCTTCAGGATCTCTTGATTTACACACTTGCAGGACTTTCGGAAGTAGCCTTAGAAGCAGAAAAGAGAGGAGTTAAAAAGCCTGAAGTTGACTTCTTCCTCATGGAAGGTATGTTTTCCACTCTTACCAATGTGAACTTTGATCCTGAAAGGATTAAGGCTTACATTGAAAAGGCTGTGGAATTAAGGGAGACCTTAAAGCACGAGGCCAAGGTTGAGGTAGATACCCCCTGGGCTCACTTTAAACCTGCTAAATCCATGGAAGAACTCATTAAACAGGCTGAAGAAAGGGAAATTGAACCTACCGTTATGAAAGAAGAAGGAGAAGACATTGCAAGCCTTAAACTTACAATACTTTATGCCCTTAAAGGCATTGCTGCTTACGCCTATCATGCCGAGAGGCTCGGTGTGAGGAATGAAGAGGTCTACAAAGGCTTTAAGGAACTTTTGGTAAACATTTTTAAAGATAAGAGCTCAGATTTAAGAACCTGGGTTGAAAGAGCCCTTGAAACAGGCAGATTAAATCTCTTAACTATGGAGGCCCTTGATAAGGCTAACACTTCTTCTTACGGAAATCCTGTTCCTACCAGAGTGCCTCTTGGTGCTAAGGCTGGTAAGGCCATTCTTGTCTCAGGACATGACTTAAAAGACCTTTACGAGCTACTCAAACAGACTGAGGGAAAGGGTATTTATATTTATACCCATGGGGAGATGCTTCCAGCTCATGGCTATCCTGAACTGAAGAAATTTCCCCATCTTTATGGACATTACGGAACCGCATGGCAAAATCAACAGAAGGAATTTGAAGCCTTCCCTGGCCCAATTGTTATGACCACAAATTGTCTTATGCCCCCTAAGGACTCCTATAAGGACAGAGTTTTTACCCTTGGTCCTGTGGGTTACCCTGGAGTAAAGCATATCCCCAATGAAGACTTTACTCCTGTAATTGAGATGGCCCTATCCATGGAGGGATTTAAGGAAGATATTCCCGGAAAGGAGATCATGACTGGCTTTGCAAGAAATGCCGTATTATCTGTAGCAGATAAAGTAGTTGAGCTTGTTAAGTCAGGAAAAATCAGACACTTTTTCCTTGTTGGAGGCTGTGATGGGGCAAAACCAGTAAGGAATTATTACACTGAGTTTGTAGAAAAGGTGCCTCAGGATTGTGTGGTTTTAACCCTTGCCTGCGGAAAGTTTAGATTCTTTGATAAAGATCTCGGAACCATAAATGGAATCCCGAGACTTCTTGACATAGGTCAGTGCAATGATGCCTACTCTGCCATTCAAATTGCCCTTGCCCTTTCCAAGGTCTTCAATGTGGGTGTTAATGAACTTCCCCTTTCTTTAATTATTTCCTGGTATGAGCAAAAGGCAGTGGCTATATTTCTCACTCTTCTCTATCTCGGTATCAAAAATATGCGCCTTGGACCAAGTATGCCAGCCTTTTTAAGCAAAAATGTGGCTAACTTCATCGTTGAAAATTACAATCTGAAACCCGTAAGCACCCCTGAAGAAGACTTAAAAGCTATCTTAGGGTAA